Proteins from one Deinococcus misasensis DSM 22328 genomic window:
- a CDS encoding polysaccharide deacetylase family protein, translated as MTHLKDARTSRLAVYPRMQKWFPEILWMGQSHPQFALTFDDGPHPIDTLQLLEVLDRHQVKATFFWLGEHLEKNAALVQQAALAGHQLALHGWTHLPYPLLSLKQLEQDLSQTRQLLSDISGIALEDLKDVRPPYGAVVPATLRSLKHWGYRTVLVSSIPLHWIQSVQTTVKQVMQHARGGMILDLHEGQPTGPRVARITDALLPELKAREFDFVTVDEMWQGQDSGLVVR; from the coding sequence GTGACCCACCTCAAAGATGCCCGGACCTCCCGTCTGGCCGTGTACCCCCGCATGCAAAAATGGTTCCCAGAGATCCTCTGGATGGGCCAGAGCCACCCCCAATTTGCCCTGACTTTTGACGATGGCCCCCACCCCATCGACACCCTGCAACTTCTGGAAGTGCTGGACAGGCATCAGGTCAAAGCCACTTTTTTCTGGCTTGGAGAGCACCTCGAAAAAAATGCAGCATTGGTCCAGCAAGCTGCTCTGGCAGGGCACCAGCTGGCTTTGCACGGCTGGACCCATCTCCCCTATCCTTTGCTTTCCTTGAAGCAACTGGAACAGGATCTGAGCCAAACCCGCCAGTTGCTCTCTGACATCTCTGGAATTGCTTTGGAGGACTTGAAGGATGTGCGCCCTCCTTATGGCGCAGTGGTGCCTGCCACCCTGCGCAGCCTGAAACACTGGGGCTACCGCACCGTGCTGGTCAGCAGCATCCCTTTGCACTGGATTCAAAGCGTCCAGACCACCGTCAAACAGGTGATGCAGCACGCCCGAGGAGGCATGATTCTGGATCTCCACGAAGGCCAACCCACTGGTCCGAGGGTGGCCAGAATCACCGATGCCCTGCTGCCTGAACTGAAAGCTCGGGAATTTGATTTTGTGACCGTGGATGAGATGTGGCAGGGGCAGGACTCTGGTCTGGTGGTGCGTTGA
- a CDS encoding V-type ATP synthase subunit D codes for MAGQISPTRTALLASKAQKKLASDGADLLKRKRDALIGEFFALVRDALAAREELSSVSKGAYLSLFTAKAWDSPEAVESLALARPSELQVDLQVESVYGVKVPKIDLPKFSTDVPFSPIGVGARTMSAAQDFQKVLAAIIKVAATETKLRRIGEEIKKTSRRVNALEQIVIPGVEDDIRFIRGVLDQREREESFRLKKIKAKLEREEENAQKEAREAQQAAD; via the coding sequence ATGGCCGGACAAATCAGCCCCACCCGCACTGCACTGCTCGCCAGCAAGGCCCAGAAAAAACTGGCCAGCGACGGTGCAGACCTGCTCAAAAGAAAAAGAGACGCCCTGATCGGCGAATTCTTTGCGCTGGTCAGAGATGCTCTGGCTGCCCGTGAAGAACTCTCCTCCGTGTCCAAGGGTGCCTACTTAAGCCTCTTCACCGCCAAAGCCTGGGACAGCCCCGAAGCTGTGGAAAGCCTTGCCCTCGCTCGCCCGAGCGAACTGCAAGTCGATCTGCAGGTGGAGAGCGTCTACGGCGTGAAGGTCCCCAAAATCGACCTCCCCAAGTTCTCCACGGACGTGCCCTTCTCACCCATCGGTGTGGGTGCACGCACCATGAGCGCTGCGCAGGATTTCCAGAAGGTGCTGGCCGCCATCATCAAAGTGGCCGCCACCGAAACCAAACTGCGCCGCATCGGGGAAGAGATCAAAAAGACCTCCCGTCGTGTGAACGCTCTGGAACAGATCGTGATTCCCGGTGTGGAAGACGACATCCGTTTCATCCGTGGTGTTCTGGACCAGCGTGAACGTGAAGAGTCGTTCCGTCTGAAGAAAATCAAGGCCAAACTGGAGCGCGAAGAAGAAAACGCGCAAAAAGAGGCCCGCGAAGCGCAACAAGCAGCGGATTGA